The following are encoded in a window of Artemia franciscana chromosome 19, ASM3288406v1, whole genome shotgun sequence genomic DNA:
- the LOC136039204 gene encoding histone H2A, with amino-acid sequence MSGRGKGGKVKGKAKSRSNRAGLQFPVGRIHRLLRKGNYAERVGAGAPVYLAAVMEYLAAEVLELAGNAARDNKKTRIIPRHLQLAIRNDEELNKLLSGVTIAQGGVLPNIQAVLLPKKTEKPAKA; translated from the coding sequence ATGTCAGGAAGAGGAAAGGGTGGAAAAGTGAAGGGAAAGGCAAAGTCCCGTTCAAATAGGGCAGGTCTCCAATTCCCAGTGGGAAGGATCCACCGTCTTCTGAGAAAGGGCAACTATGCGGAACGAGTTGGTGCAGGCGCACCCGTTTACCTTGCAGCGGTGATGGAATATTTGGCTGCCGAGGTCCTTGAGCTTGCTGGTAATGCTGCAcgagataacaaaaaaactcgTATTATTCCTCGTCACCTTCAGCTTGCCATTAGAAATGATGAAGAACTGAACAAGCTTCTGTCGGGGGTCACCATTGCCCAAGGAGGTGTTTTGCCCAATATTCAAGCAGTCCTTCTACCAAAGAAGACTGAAAAACCGGCAAAGGCTTAA
- the LOC136039196 gene encoding histone H1-delta-like — protein sequence MSEVEAEVAPTTVESQSMASPAKKEKKAKAPKPAKVAKPKGDKKAKAPANHPKYTEMITKSIADLKERGGSSRQAILKYIMANFQVGNDAKIVNMHLKQALKRCLANGIVINPKGTGVTGSFKLAKPIKAESPKAGKPAKPTAKKTSVKKTAKPTAVKKSTSAKKATKPTAGSKKSVKAFKKPTVAKKAVAAKKSTPKKGSSVKKAPAAKKVASKKSVAKKSAKK from the coding sequence ATGTCTGAAGTTGAAGCTGAAGTGGCACCAACAACTGTAGAATCCCAGAGCATGGCTTCACCAgccaagaaggaaaagaaagcaaaggCTCCGAAACCAGCTAAGGTTGCAAAACCTAAAGGGGATAAAAAGGCCAAGGCACCAGCAAACCACCCAAAATACACGGAAATGATCACCAAATCCATTGCTGACCTGAAAGAACGCGGGGGATCTAGCCGTCAGGCcattctcaaatacataatgGCCAATTTCCAGGTTGGCAATGATGCCAAAATTGTGAATATGCATCTTAAACAGGCTTTGAAGCGTTGCCTTGCAAACGGAATTGTTATAAATCCCAAAGGTACTGGCGTAACTGGTTCTTTCAAGCTTGCAAAGCCTATCAAGGCCGAAAGCCCCAAGGCTGGAAAGCCTGCCAAGCCCACAGCAAAGAAAACCTCAGTCAAGAAAACAGCCAAACctactgcagttaaaaagtcaacttcAGCCAAAAAGGCTACCAAGCCAACGGCTGGTAGCAAGAAATCTGTAAAGGCTTTCAAGAAACCCACTGTTGCCAAAAAAGCAGTAGCAGCAAAGAAGTCGACACCTAAGAAGGGGTCATCAGTCAAGAAAGCCCCCGCCGCCAAGAAAGTGGCATCTAAAAAGTCAGTAGCTAAGAAATCAGCTAAAAAGTAA